The Desulfovibrio aminophilus DNA segment CCCTGGCCTCGGGGAGCCCGACCTCGGCGTTCACCCCCATGTCGAGCACGTTGCCCGCGATGGCCAGCAGGGCCGCGATCCGCACGGGATCGTCCGCCCGCTCCACCGTCTCCCGCAACTCCCCGGCCAGGGCGACGCCCAGGGCGTTCATCCGCTCCTTGGCCTCCCGGTAGGGGTCGGCCACCCCGGTCAGTTCGCGCAGCTTCCTGTGCATGAGCCGCACGAACTCCGGCGGCGTGGCGCTGAAATCGGCCTCCGCCGCCGAGCGCAGGAAAAAGCGCACCATCCGCTCATGGAGCGCCGGGTCGTCCGTGGCCAGCCGGACGCAGGCCAGGATGTTCCGCGCCAAGCAGGGGATGCAGTCGATGGTCGTCCTCATGGCATTCACGCGCCTTGCCCTTCGCCGTCTCCCGCGTCCCCGCCGTGCCTCCGGGCTTGGCGGACGAAATAGTCGTTCGCCGCCGCGGCCAGGGTCCTGGCCGCCAGAAACGCGCAGTGCTCGTGGTCGTCGGGGAGCTTGCCCGCGACGGCCAGGATGCTCTCCCCGGCGAAGTCCAGCAGCTCCTCGGCGGATTTCCCCCGCGCCAACTCGGCGGCGATGGCGCCGCAGATCACGCTGGGGCCGCAGCCGTCGGTCCAGAATGCGGAATCCACCACCCGCCGGTCCACGATCTTCAACTGGATCCTCATGCCGTCGCCGCAGGTCCCCCGCAGCGAGGCCTCGCCGTCTGGATCGGGCAGCGTCCCGAAGGACGGGGGAGCCAGCCAGCGGCGATAGGCGTCTTCCCCCAGCGCCTGCCGGGCGTCCGCGAACGCGCTGTCCTGAAGCTCGCGGGCAACGGCGTCCAGGTCCTTCTTCATGAACGGCTCCAGTGGGTTCAACCCACGGTTTCGGGCTGGTATCCCTTCGGGAGGTGGGCCGTTCCCTTGACGCAGCGGACCCCGGCCTCCTCCGCCACGCGCCGCATCAGCGCGTCGAGATCGCCGCAGAACCCGCCGCCGAGCAGCCATTCCCCATCCGCCTTGCG contains these protein-coding regions:
- a CDS encoding iron-sulfur cluster assembly scaffold protein, which produces MKKDLDAVARELQDSAFADARQALGEDAYRRWLAPPSFGTLPDPDGEASLRGTCGDGMRIQLKIVDRRVVDSAFWTDGCGPSVICGAIAAELARGKSAEELLDFAGESILAVAGKLPDDHEHCAFLAARTLAAAANDYFVRQARRHGGDAGDGEGQGA